From one Halothece sp. PCC 7418 genomic stretch:
- the rpmG gene encoding 50S ribosomal protein L33 has protein sequence MASKKGTRIIITLECTECRTNTDKRKKGVSRYTTEKNRRNHSGRVEFKKYCPYCNRHTVHKETK, from the coding sequence ATGGCAAGTAAAAAGGGCACGCGGATTATTATCACCTTAGAGTGTACCGAATGTCGCACCAATACCGATAAACGGAAAAAAGGTGTCTCTCGTTACACCACAGAAAAAAATCGTCGGAATCATTCAGGACGGGTCGAATTTAAAAAATATTGCCCCTACTGTAACCGACACACTGTTCACAAAGAAACCAAGTAA
- a CDS encoding phycocyanobilin:ferredoxin oxidoreductase has product MMSESLSSLRSQQHPLIRNLADTIESVWKTELKLLPYELPEDLGYIEGRLEGDKLTIQNYCYQTQPFRKLHLELAKVGNNLDILHCVVFPRPEYNLPIFGCDLVGGRGQISAAIADLSPVAQDSTLPPAYQTQLSALPSLTFSQPRELPPWGDIFSEFCLFIRPENEEEEEQFLGRVRDFLTVHCQQGKSAEAVSPEQQKLNLAGQQRYCSQQQKNDKTRRVLEKAFGEAWAERYMNTVLFDIPLEISL; this is encoded by the coding sequence ATTATGTCTGAATCATTATCATCTTTGCGTTCCCAGCAACATCCTTTAATTCGGAATCTTGCGGATACGATTGAATCAGTCTGGAAAACAGAATTAAAGTTACTTCCTTATGAGTTACCCGAAGATCTTGGTTATATTGAGGGACGGCTAGAAGGGGATAAACTCACAATTCAAAATTATTGTTATCAAACGCAACCCTTTCGGAAACTCCATTTGGAATTAGCGAAGGTCGGGAATAATCTAGATATTCTCCATTGCGTGGTTTTCCCGCGACCTGAATATAACTTACCTATTTTTGGCTGTGATTTAGTGGGCGGACGCGGACAAATTAGTGCCGCGATCGCGGACTTATCTCCCGTCGCTCAAGATAGCACATTACCCCCAGCGTATCAAACCCAGTTATCAGCACTTCCCTCTCTAACCTTCTCTCAACCGCGAGAATTACCCCCTTGGGGCGACATCTTTTCTGAGTTTTGTCTGTTTATTCGTCCAGAAAATGAGGAAGAGGAAGAGCAGTTTTTAGGGCGAGTACGGGACTTTTTAACGGTTCACTGTCAGCAAGGAAAGTCAGCAGAAGCGGTTTCCCCCGAACAACAAAAGCTCAATTTAGCGGGACAACAACGGTATTGCAGCCAACAGCAAAAAAATGACAAAACTCGGCGCGTGTTGGAAAAGGCGTTTGGAGAAGCCTGGGCGGAGCGTTATATGAATACAGTGTTATTTGATATTCCTCTTGAAATTTCTTTGTGA
- a CDS encoding ferredoxin-thioredoxin reductase variable chain: protein MKPGDRVRVTESVIVYHHPQHKKQAFDIKGLEGTIQEIVTEWQGRPISANLPVKVKFEKKFTAHLREDEVEVIAES from the coding sequence ATGAAACCTGGCGATCGCGTTCGCGTTACTGAATCTGTTATTGTTTATCACCATCCTCAACACAAAAAACAAGCCTTTGATATTAAAGGTCTCGAAGGAACGATTCAAGAAATTGTCACTGAATGGCAAGGAAGACCCATTAGTGCGAATCTACCAGTAAAGGTGAAGTTTGAAAAGAAGTTTACCGCGCACTTGCGGGAAGATGAAGTGGAAGTGATTGCAGAAAGTTAA
- the rpsR gene encoding 30S ribosomal protein S18, translated as MAYYRKRLSPIKPGDPIDYKDVELLRKFITERGKILPRRITGLTARQQRDLTRAINYARILALLPYVDAES; from the coding sequence ATGGCTTATTATCGCAAACGTCTATCTCCGATTAAACCAGGAGATCCCATTGACTACAAAGATGTGGAACTGCTTCGGAAGTTTATCACCGAGCGGGGAAAAATTTTACCCCGTCGCATTACGGGCTTAACCGCAAGACAACAAAGAGATTTAACTCGGGCGATTAATTATGCTCGAATCTTGGCGTTACTCCCCTATGTTGATGCAGAAAGCTAG
- the tatA gene encoding twin-arginine translocase TatA/TatE family subunit has protein sequence MLGLGWLEVTVILGVAILIFGPKKLPEMGNSLGKTLRGFRDEMNAPQEDEESDFHQK, from the coding sequence ATGTTGGGTTTAGGCTGGCTAGAAGTAACTGTTATCTTAGGCGTTGCGATCTTAATTTTTGGACCGAAAAAACTCCCTGAAATGGGTAACTCTCTCGGTAAAACTCTTAGAGGCTTTCGGGATGAAATGAATGCACCGCAAGAAGACGAAGAATCCGACTTTCATCAAAAATAA
- a CDS encoding RDD family protein produces the protein MFKEPLPYRYPRVPIQRRIYAFLLDFAVAWFVSALVGVALFQFIVFVAVWYGLRVFGASRFKGQSLGRWAFDLQIIDGRRGRLPDVMSLTKREGGLSLIAFLGLVGLQYGFPNFLSITILISPLLVDLVVAIGDEENQQAIHDRFFDTVVVPSRRGYSLDLRIRRWVDLLMDRMR, from the coding sequence ATGTTTAAAGAACCCCTCCCCTACCGTTATCCTCGCGTTCCCATTCAACGCCGTATTTATGCGTTTTTGCTTGATTTTGCGGTTGCTTGGTTTGTGAGTGCGTTAGTTGGTGTTGCGCTGTTTCAATTTATTGTTTTTGTTGCTGTTTGGTATGGGCTACGGGTTTTTGGTGCATCTCGTTTCAAAGGACAAAGTTTAGGACGATGGGCGTTTGATCTTCAAATTATTGATGGGCGACGGGGAAGACTTCCTGATGTAATGTCATTAACCAAGCGGGAAGGGGGGTTGAGTTTAATTGCATTTCTTGGCTTAGTGGGGTTGCAATATGGTTTTCCGAATTTTCTCAGTATTACGATTTTAATTTCTCCCCTATTAGTGGATTTAGTCGTCGCTATTGGTGATGAAGAAAACCAGCAAGCCATTCATGATCGCTTTTTTGATACCGTTGTTGTCCCCAGTCGTCGCGGTTACTCTCTTGATCTACGGATTCGGCGTTGGGTTGATCTTCTTATGGATCGTATGAGATAA